One Babylonia areolata isolate BAREFJ2019XMU chromosome 27, ASM4173473v1, whole genome shotgun sequence DNA window includes the following coding sequences:
- the LOC143301094 gene encoding SPRY domain-containing protein 3-like gives MEDHAPVNFANLQRNYMLDVLRMRNPRMMKRYDEEKRKAAVVLPRRFERVEPYGQNVISYQPDRNYHVGVYITPSPLSQEQSYFEVEILDHGANRCIAVGLVPYHYPLNAQPGWRANSVGYHADDGRLYKGAGHGTPFGPKCRKGDRMGCGIRFEERQDQYAIVFFTRNGSEIGKTKVKLPPGGLHPAVGMHSEGEEVQLHLHAEWQSEESMQMAVDHCEDDWKRLHDVRLSGQILEYAGRGRTIHDVGLAQATHPLTTTNHYFEIEIIDPGDSCYIAIGIAKRDYPKHRHPGWNKDSIAYHADDGKVFMGSGIGDPFGPPCYKGDTMGCGIYFPVDYFEQFGALQAQEEEDDDDPLHNDFFGPDDDDDDLDAEGGEDTDEEDYRDGQPRQDQGQGQAPKAIMVDVFFTRNGKTVGKRKVPIPKGGFYPTVGMLSSCERVRVDLHPVTG, from the exons ATGGaagatcatgctcctgtcaattTTGCCAATCTCCAGCGCAATTACATGTTGGATGTGCTGCGTATGAGAAATCCCCGTATGATGAAGCGGTATgatgaggaaaagagaaaggcGGCTGTGGTGCTGCCCCGTCGCTTTGAACGCGTTGAACCTTATGGGCAGAATGTCATCAG CTACCAACCTGACAGGAATTACCACGTGGGGGTTTACATCACTCCATCCCCATTGAGTCAGGAACAGAGCTACTTTGAGGTGGAAATCCTAGATCATGGTGCTAACAGATGTATTG CTGTGGGCCTGGTGCCTTACCACTACCCGCTGAACGCCCAGCCCGGCTGGAGAGCCAACAGTGTGGGGTACCATGCTGATGAcggcag GTTGTACAAAGGGGCGGGCCACGGGACCCCCTTTGGCCCCAAGTGTCGTAAGGGGGATCGTATGGGGTGTGGGATCCGCTTTGAAGAGCGTCAGGACCAGTATGCCATTGTTTTCTTCACACGCAATGGGTCTGAG ATTGGAAAGACCAAAGTGAAGCTGCCCCCAGGCGGCCTTCACCCTGCGGTGGGGATGCACTcggagggagaggaggtgcaGCTGCACCTGCACGCGGAGTGGCAGAGCGAGGAGTCCATGCAGATGGCTGTGGACCACTGCGAGGACGACTGGAAGCGCTTACACGACGTCCGCCTCTCGGGGCAG ATTCTGGAGTATGCAGGCCGGGGAAGAACGATACATGACGTAGGACTTGCACAGGCTACACATCCCCTGACGACAACCAACCACTACTTTGAAATTGAGATCATTGACCCTGGGGACAGCTGCTACATTGCCATTGGAATTGCCAAACGG GACTATCCCAAACACAGACACCCCGGGTGGAACAAGGACTCCATAGCCTACCATGCAG ACGATGGGAAAGTGTTCATGGGTTCAGGCATTGGTGATCCCTTTGGTCCACCCTGTTATAAAG GTGACACGATGGGCTGTGGCATCTACTTCCCTGTCGACTACTTTGAGCAGTTTGGGGCTCTACAagcacaggaggaggaggacgacgacgacccGTTGCACAACGACTTTTTCGGccccgatgacgacgacgatgatctgGACGCCGAGGGGGGAGAGGACACGGACGAGGAGGACTACCGCGACGGTCAGCCCCGGCAGgatcagggtcaaggtcaggccCCCAAGGCCATCATGGTGGAT GTGTTCTTCACCCGGAACGGCAAGACGGTGGGCAAGCGCAAGGTTCCCATCCCCAAGGGGGGATTCTACCCCACCGTGGGCATGCTGAGCAGTTGTGAGCGAGTTCGGGTGGATCTGCACCCGGTGACGGGATGA
- the LOC143301568 gene encoding putative cytochrome P450 49a1, whose product MGSIDDFLPEIYKYVTEAKLEEKNSNIYVFLSAVGTVCFDRRLGLLNDGNPEGDSFIRAVGESLTLVQKELQLLPLYRHVPTPVFARFTSAQNYIREFSARHMQQTAVSNDEDSTTGQLVRRLLFSSNLTYRQVATFISEFFAAGVDTTGHYLAFTLYALASNQGRQQRLYDELKDVTDRDITSGALDAAPYLRAFLRESLRMYPVAPGLGRTLQKDAVLGGFHVPAGTNVVMQYDIAAKDRRFVADPEDFRPERWLRHSRQQTPPFLTLPFGFGPRSCPGRRLASQEVAIAVTKILQRYRVTYNGGDLPIKMQIVNTPDEPLSFRFHDRSA is encoded by the exons ATGGGCAGTATAGACGACTTTTTACCGGAAATTTACAAATATGTCACTGAAG CAAAACTTGAggagaaaaacagcaacatttATGTCTTCCTTTCAGCGGTCGGGACTGTTTGCTTCGACAGAAGACTGGGCCTGCTGAACGACGGAAACCCAGAGGGCGACAGCTTCATCCGGGCAGTTGGAGAGTCCTTGACCCTGGTTCAGAAAGAGCTGCAGTTGTTGCCACTGTATCGTCATGTGCCAACGCCCGTGTTCGCCCGATTTACGTCAGCTCAGAACTATATACGAGA GTTTTCTGCCAGACACATGCAGCAGACAGCAGTGTCAAACGACGAAGACTCCACCACTGGTCAGCTTGTTCGTCGTCTTCTGTTCTCGTCCAATCTGACCTACCGTCAGGTGGCCACCTTCATCTCAGAGTTCTTTGCTGCGGGTGTCGATACT ACGGGTCACTACCTGGCCTTTACGCTGTACGCCCTGGCCAGCAACCAGGGGAGACAACAACGACTGTACGACGAGCTGAAAGACGTCACAGACCGTGACATCACTTCCGGTGCCCTGGACGCCGCTCCCTACCTCCGGGCCTTCCTCCGGGAGTCACTCAG AATGTACCCCGTGGCGCCGGGCCTGGGCCGCACCCTGCAGAAGGATGCCGTGCTGGGTGGATTCCACGTTCCTGCTGGG ACCAACGTGGTGATGCAGTACGACATTGCGGCCAAGGACCGCCGCTTCGTGGCTGACCCAGAGGACTTCCGCCCCGAGAGATGGCTCCGACACAGCCGCCAGCAGACCCCGCCCTTCCTGACCTTGCCCTTCGGCTTCGGGCCTCGCTCCTGTCCGGGGCGCCGCCTGGCGTCACAGGAAGTGGCCATTGCTGTGACCAAG ATCCTCCAGAGGTATCGAGTCACCTACAACGGAGGTGATCTGCCCATCAAGATGCAGATAGTCAACACGCCAGACGAACCCCTGAGCTTCCGTTTTCATGACCGATCTGCCTAA